A window of Syntrophaceae bacterium genomic DNA:
TAGGAGCCCAGCGGCGCCCCGAAGGCCGTGCGCTCCTTGCAGTACTTCACGCTGGCCTCGAGGCAGGCCATCGAGAGGCCCAGGGCCTGCCCGGCGATCATGGAGCGCGTCGTGTCGAAGAAGTGCATGAGCTGGTAGAAGCCCCGCCCGTCCTTGCCCAGGAGGTTCGACTGCGGCACCCGCACGTCCTCGAAGGCGATCTCGGCCGTGTCGCTGGCGCGAATGCCCATCTTGCCCTTGATCTTGTTGCGGGTGATGCCCTTGGTGTTGGCATCCACGATGATCATGCTGAAGCTGTTGTGCTTCTTCTCCTCGGGCTTCGTGATGGCCTGGACGACCATGAAGTCGCAGACCGTGCCGTTGGTGATGAACATCTTGTTGCCGTTGATGACGAAGTCGCTGCCGTCGCGCACGGCGCGCGTCTTGTAGCCCGCCACGTCGGTGCCCGCGTTGGGCTCCGTGTAGGCGCCCGCGGAGACCCACTCGCCCCGGCAGACCGGCGGCAGGTACTTGTGCTTCTGCTCCTCCGTGCCGTTCTGGAGGATCGCCTCGCACCCGAAGGCGGCGGCGATCACGTTGAGCCCGATCCCCATGTCCACGCGGGAGAGCTCCTCGGTGATGATCGCGTTGCCCAGGAAGCCCGCGCCGGGGCCGCCGTACTCCTCGGGGACCCAGGCCCCGACGAGGCCGTTCTCGGCGGCCTTCTTGCGGATCTCGGGGGTGTACTTCTCGTGCTCGTCGCACTCCCGGATCAGGGGCGTGAACTCCGCCACGGCGAACTTGTAGGCCATCTCCCTCAACATCTTGAGTTCATCGGACAGCTCGAAATCCATCTCTTCTCTCCTTTCGTGGGGGACCGGGCGGGAAGGGCGTCTTGTTGCTCCCCGCCGGCCCCGTGTTTGGTCGGCGGCGTTAGCCGCGCTTGTTGCTGTTGCGCCAGATGCCCTGGGCCTCGGCGGCCTTGATCAGCTCGTCGCGCGTGTCGGGGTGGGCGATGTTGATGAGCCCCTCGGCGCGCTGCCAGGTGTTCTTGCCCTTCATGTTGACCTTGCCGAACTCGGTGACGACGATGTGGTTGATCGTCCTCGAGACGGTGACGATGCCGCCCGGGGGCAGGTAGGGGACGATCCGCGATCGGATCTTGCCCTCCTTGTCCTTGTAGCTCGAGGGCAGGCAGACGATGGACTTGCCGCCCTTGGACTCGTATCCCGCCAGCACGAAGTCCAGCTGGCCGCCCGTGCCCGTGATCTGCCGGAAGCCCGAGGACTCGGAGCAGACCTGCCCGTAGAGGTCCACCTCGATGGCGTTGTTGATCGTCACGACGTTGTCGTTGAGGGCGACGATGGAGGGCTTGTTGGTGTAGTTCACCGGGTAGGTGGCGCACCAGGGGTTGTCGTTGATGAAATCGTAGAGGATCTGCGTCCCCAGGGCGAAGGTGTAGACCATCTTGCCGGGGTCGATCTGCTTCTTTCTGCCCGTGAGCTTTCCCGCGTTGAACATGTGGACGTAGGCGTCGACGAGCATCTCCGTGTGGCAGCCCAGGTCCTTGAGGTCCGACTCGGCGATCATCATGCCCACGGCGTTGGGCATGCCGCCGATGCCGAGCTGGATGCAGGAGCCGTCCCTCATTTCCTCGAGGATGTACCAGGCCACCTTCTTGTCCACCTCCGAGGGGGGCGGTGAGGGGATTTGCGTCAGCGGCGGGTTCTCGCCCTCGACGATGTAGTCCACCTCGCTGATGTGGATGCCCTCCTCGTAGCCGCCGAGGCAGCGGGGCTGGTTCTTGTTGACCTCCACGATGACCGTCTTGGCCCGGTCGCACAGGGCCTTGGAGTGCGAGCACTGGGGCCCGAAGTTGAAGAAGCCGTTCTTGTCCATGGGGGTGACCTGGAGCATGAAGACGTCCAGGTCGTCGATCTCCTCGCGGCAGTACCGCGGGACCTCGCAGTACTTGACGGGCGTGTAGTAGACGGGGACGCCCTTGTCGGCGAACTTGCGGTCGGCACCCGAGAAGTGCCAGCTGACCCAGGTGAAGGTCTCGCCCTTGGGGTCGGCGAGGACCACCTCCGGCGCGTAGGCCGTGACGCAGCTGCGGACCTTGACGTCCTTCAGCTCTCCCTTGCGGGCGGCCAGGGCCTTGTCGCAGGCCCGGACCATCCCCAGGAAGGACCCGTACTCCACCCAGTCGCCGGACTTGACGACGCGGGCGGCCTGCTCAGCGGTGACGAGTTTCTTCTTGTACTGGTCCATCAAACTCATAGACTTCCTCCCCCTTTTTTCCGTTTTCTGCTTCCGCACGGTCCCGTCCCCCTGGGGCCGGGCCGTCCGGGTTCACCGTTGCCGTCCCGCCCGCATCGACGGGCCGGGCTTCGATCAGATCATCTCCAGGGCCGTGGCCATGGACACGCCTCCCCCGCCGCACAGGGACGCGAGGCCGAGCGTCTTGCCCCGCTTCTTCATGGCGTGGATGAGCGTCACCATGATGCGGCAGCCCGTCGCCCCCACCGGGTGCCCGAGCCCGCAGCCCGAGCCGTTGACGTTGGTGATCTCCCGGTTGAGGCCGAGCTCCTTCTCGACGGCGACGTACTGCGCGGCGAAGGCCTCGTTGAGCTCGATGAGCTCGAAGTCGGCGAGCTTCAGGCCCGAGCGCTTCATGAGATCGCGCACGGCGGGGGCCGGCCCGATTCCCATGATGGAGGGGTGGCAGCCGCCGTACCCCACGGCCTTGATCCTCGCGATGGGCTTGCAGCCGAGCTCCTTGGCCTTCTCGGCCGTCATGATGACCATGGCCGCTGCGCCGTCGTTGATGCCCGAGGAGTTTCCGGCCGTGACCTTGCCGATCTTGGGCAGGAAGGCCGGGGGCAGGGCCGCGAGCCTCTCCATGGTCAGACCGGGCATGAAGTGCTCGTCCTTGTCGAAGACGACGGGCGGCTTGCCCTTCTTCTGCGGGATCTCGATGGGGACGATCTCCTCCTTGAAGTCGCCCTCCTTCGTGGCCCGCTCCACGTTGTTGTGGCTGCGCAGGGCCACGGCGTCCATCTCCTCGCGGGAGATGTTGTACTTCTGGGCGAGCAGTTCCGCCGTCTGCCCCATGATGTAGGGCTTGCCTTTCAGCGCCTCGATCACAGGGCCTTCCTTCACGGGGCCTTTCTCAGGCCCCGGCTGCAGGCGCGAGCCGCAGTAGAGGGCCTCGATCAGCATGTCGTCGAAGCTCGTGTTCTGGAGGCGGCAGCCCCAGCGCGCGGCCTGCACCGCGTAGGCCACCCCCGACATGTGCTCGACGCCGCCGCCGAGGACCACATCGACGAGGCCCGCCTGGATCATGGCCATGCCGGAGATGACGGCCTCCATGCCGGAGATGCAGACACGGTTGATGGTGACCGCCGTCGAGGTCTCGGGGATGCCCGCTTCGAGGGCCGCCACGCGGGCCACGTTGAGCGCGTTGTAGGGTTCGATGCAGTTGCCGAACCGCACGTCGTTGATGAGAGCGGGGTCGATGCCCGCCCGCCGGACCGCCTCCCTCATCGCAGCGGCGGCGATCTTGTAGGCGTGAACGTCCCTGAGCGTGCCGCCGAAGGACCCGATGGCCGTCCGGCAGGCCGATACGATGACGATGTCTTTCATGATGCACTCCTTGAAGAGGCTAAGGGCGTGCGGCTAAGGGCGAAAGGCGAAGAGGGGGAAGCATTGTCCCGCCCCTCGCCTTTTGCCTTTCGCCATGTGCCTATTTCTTTGTGTAATCGAAAACCCCCTTGCCGCTCTTGCGGCCGAGGCGACCCGCGCGCACCAGCTTCACCAGCAGCGGGGCCGGCCGGTACTTGTCCCCCAGCTCCGCATGGAGGTTGTTGACCACGTGCAGCAGCGTGTCCAGG
This region includes:
- a CDS encoding acyl-CoA dehydrogenase, which produces MDFELSDELKMLREMAYKFAVAEFTPLIRECDEHEKYTPEIRKKAAENGLVGAWVPEEYGGPGAGFLGNAIITEELSRVDMGIGLNVIAAAFGCEAILQNGTEEQKHKYLPPVCRGEWVSAGAYTEPNAGTDVAGYKTRAVRDGSDFVINGNKMFITNGTVCDFMVVQAITKPEEKKHNSFSMIIVDANTKGITRNKIKGKMGIRASDTAEIAFEDVRVPQSNLLGKDGRGFYQLMHFFDTTRSMIAGQALGLSMACLEASVKYCKERTAFGAPLGSYQLTQKKLAEMAIQIEALRTLTYRAAWTFDIGKPDYTLSAMAKFLGGQVAVFCANNAVELHGGYGYIDEYAVQKYYRDAKILELYEGTKEAEIMTIGRVLQSK
- a CDS encoding butyryl-CoA:acetate CoA-transferase is translated as MSLMDQYKKKLVTAEQAARVVKSGDWVEYGSFLGMVRACDKALAARKGELKDVKVRSCVTAYAPEVVLADPKGETFTWVSWHFSGADRKFADKGVPVYYTPVKYCEVPRYCREEIDDLDVFMLQVTPMDKNGFFNFGPQCSHSKALCDRAKTVIVEVNKNQPRCLGGYEEGIHISEVDYIVEGENPPLTQIPSPPPSEVDKKVAWYILEEMRDGSCIQLGIGGMPNAVGMMIAESDLKDLGCHTEMLVDAYVHMFNAGKLTGRKKQIDPGKMVYTFALGTQILYDFINDNPWCATYPVNYTNKPSIVALNDNVVTINNAIEVDLYGQVCSESSGFRQITGTGGQLDFVLAGYESKGGKSIVCLPSSYKDKEGKIRSRIVPYLPPGGIVTVSRTINHIVVTEFGKVNMKGKNTWQRAEGLINIAHPDTRDELIKAAEAQGIWRNSNKRG
- a CDS encoding thiolase family protein, producing MKDIVIVSACRTAIGSFGGTLRDVHAYKIAAAAMREAVRRAGIDPALINDVRFGNCIEPYNALNVARVAALEAGIPETSTAVTINRVCISGMEAVISGMAMIQAGLVDVVLGGGVEHMSGVAYAVQAARWGCRLQNTSFDDMLIEALYCGSRLQPGPEKGPVKEGPVIEALKGKPYIMGQTAELLAQKYNISREEMDAVALRSHNNVERATKEGDFKEEIVPIEIPQKKGKPPVVFDKDEHFMPGLTMERLAALPPAFLPKIGKVTAGNSSGINDGAAAMVIMTAEKAKELGCKPIARIKAVGYGGCHPSIMGIGPAPAVRDLMKRSGLKLADFELIELNEAFAAQYVAVEKELGLNREITNVNGSGCGLGHPVGATGCRIMVTLIHAMKKRGKTLGLASLCGGGGVSMATALEMI